Proteins encoded by one window of Candidatus Baltobacteraceae bacterium:
- a CDS encoding response regulator, whose protein sequence is MTHSDAEGRQILVVDDDRNLRKIITTNLEIAGYAVITAANGAEALELLDGARPDLVLLDVMMPVLDGYETARRIRRHPVNGHVPIIMLTAKSEIDDKVIGFDAGADDYMTKPFGPAELLARVRAKIRRVEVDSSLSPLTRLPGNLAIEAEIRRRIEGREPFAVLYEDLDNFKAFNDAYGFTHGDEAIVLLASTTVDVAHRRGTTRDFVGHIGGDDFIIVTMPDRAEEIAREIIDDFDRAIRKLYNDRDLRQGYIETRDRRGTLNRFPIMSLSIAIISSDQRELTNYAQVGEAAAELKRFAKSIGGSVFVKDKRRK, encoded by the coding sequence GTGACCCACTCCGATGCGGAGGGTCGCCAGATTCTCGTCGTTGATGACGACCGCAACTTGCGTAAGATCATCACGACGAATCTCGAGATCGCCGGCTACGCGGTCATCACCGCCGCGAACGGAGCCGAGGCACTCGAGCTTCTCGACGGCGCGCGGCCCGATCTCGTACTGCTCGACGTGATGATGCCCGTGCTCGATGGCTACGAAACGGCGCGCCGCATTCGCCGGCATCCCGTCAACGGCCACGTGCCGATCATCATGCTTACGGCCAAATCCGAGATCGACGATAAGGTGATCGGGTTCGACGCGGGCGCCGACGACTACATGACCAAGCCGTTCGGGCCGGCAGAACTACTCGCGCGCGTGCGCGCCAAAATCCGTCGCGTAGAAGTCGACTCCTCGCTCTCGCCGTTGACGCGGCTGCCCGGCAATCTGGCGATCGAAGCCGAGATACGGCGTCGCATCGAGGGTCGCGAACCGTTCGCCGTGCTCTACGAAGACCTCGACAATTTTAAAGCGTTCAACGATGCCTACGGGTTCACGCACGGCGACGAAGCGATCGTCCTGCTCGCCTCGACGACGGTGGATGTCGCGCATCGCCGCGGAACGACGCGCGATTTCGTGGGACACATCGGCGGCGACGACTTCATCATCGTCACGATGCCCGATCGCGCCGAGGAGATCGCGCGCGAGATCATCGACGACTTCGATCGCGCGATCCGCAAACTCTATAACGATCGCGACCTGCGCCAAGGCTACATCGAAACGCGCGACCGGCGCGGTACGCTCAACCGCTTTCCGATCATGTCGCTCTCGATCGCCATCATCTCGAGCGACCAGCGCGAACTCACGAACTACGCTCAGGTGGGCGAGGCGGCCGCCGAACTCAAGCGCTTCGCCAAGTCGATCGGCGGGTCGGTCTTCGTCAAGGACAAACGCCGAAAATAG
- a CDS encoding S41 family peptidase, translating into MPLRYRALLAALVIAAAAFAGALYLGYRGANAAAGRLDTPAGFVGTALRGGDLQGLLSPQMLDAHLVTLAYRQVERVYYKPVNSQTLLRGERSGILAYLKTARVTHATLPAEQASGDQLADSQKLDSVLAYAQGHYGKRLGKSGDTQLTQAAMRGMLSSLSDPYTVYLSPQEIASLNESLDGGNFGGIGVYINQLRDGEVLLQPIEGLPAAHVGMKPGEILDSVDAKPIKGLTLDRVERLIRGPEGTPVSLRAHMWRTKRFQTFTITRQIIHVPTVHAKMEGGYDYIRLSDFGETSADEVRKALLDGKAHHAKGYILDLRDNGGGLLDAAVKISSFFIPHGAIVSTINRDGDRDESDALGTSIAGLAPLVVLVNGYTASASEITSGAIQDYKIGTLVGTKTFGKGVVQSIYKMPDEGALKITTARYVTPLGRDIQHKGIVPDIVVAQDPDPGIIDTPRDKQLAAAKARLAKAVR; encoded by the coding sequence GTGCCACTTCGCTACCGCGCGCTTCTCGCCGCGCTCGTCATCGCCGCCGCCGCTTTCGCGGGCGCGCTCTATCTCGGCTATCGTGGAGCGAACGCTGCGGCCGGCCGGCTCGACACGCCCGCCGGGTTCGTTGGCACGGCCTTGCGCGGAGGCGATCTGCAGGGCCTCTTGAGCCCGCAGATGCTCGACGCGCATCTAGTGACGTTAGCCTATCGTCAGGTCGAACGGGTCTACTATAAGCCGGTCAACTCCCAGACGCTGCTGCGCGGCGAACGCTCCGGTATACTCGCGTATTTAAAGACCGCCCGCGTGACGCACGCGACGCTGCCCGCCGAGCAGGCCAGCGGCGACCAACTCGCGGACTCGCAGAAACTCGATAGCGTTCTCGCCTACGCGCAGGGTCACTACGGCAAGCGGCTCGGCAAGAGCGGCGACACCCAACTTACCCAAGCGGCGATGCGCGGCATGCTATCGTCGTTGAGCGATCCGTACACGGTCTATCTTTCGCCGCAAGAGATCGCGAGTCTGAACGAATCGCTCGACGGCGGCAACTTCGGCGGCATCGGCGTCTACATCAATCAATTGCGCGACGGCGAAGTCTTGCTGCAGCCCATCGAAGGCTTGCCGGCGGCGCACGTCGGCATGAAACCCGGCGAGATTCTCGATTCGGTGGATGCAAAGCCGATCAAGGGCCTCACGCTCGACCGCGTGGAGCGGCTCATTCGCGGTCCGGAAGGTACGCCGGTCAGCCTGCGCGCGCACATGTGGCGCACGAAACGATTTCAAACCTTCACGATCACGCGCCAAATTATCCACGTACCGACGGTCCATGCCAAGATGGAGGGGGGCTACGACTACATTCGCCTCTCCGACTTCGGCGAAACCTCGGCCGACGAAGTTCGTAAAGCGCTCCTCGACGGCAAGGCTCACCATGCGAAGGGCTACATTCTCGATCTGCGCGACAACGGCGGCGGATTGCTGGATGCCGCCGTGAAGATCTCGAGTTTCTTCATTCCGCACGGCGCGATCGTTTCGACGATCAACCGCGACGGCGATCGCGACGAGAGCGACGCGCTCGGAACGAGCATCGCGGGGCTCGCGCCGCTGGTCGTACTCGTCAACGGCTACACGGCTTCTGCATCCGAAATCACCTCGGGTGCGATTCAAGATTACAAGATCGGCACGCTCGTCGGCACCAAGACCTTCGGCAAGGGCGTTGTGCAGAGCATCTACAAAATGCCCGACGAAGGCGCGCTCAAAATCACGACGGCACGCTACGTTACGCCGCTCGGGCGGGACATCCAACACAAGGGCATCGTGCCCGATATCGTCGTCGCTCAAGATCCCGATCCGGGGATCATCGATACCCCTCGCGACAAGCAGCTGGCTGCGGCCAAGGCACGTTTGGCGAAAGCCGTTCGTTAG
- a CDS encoding Rne/Rng family ribonuclease, whose amino-acid sequence MSTEILISSDPWENRVAIIEGGVLSEIYIEREEKVIGSIYKGKVQNVLPGMGASFVDIGLGRNAFLYVDDINKTPLNIGDVEITQGRTGWTINEKVNRGDDVLVQIVKEPRGLKGARISTNISLPGRYLILMPTGKYSGVSRKIESADERNRLKAVMKRIRPEGMATVVRTAAAGVSEAELIADLGVLIRMWHGILETFKRAASPALLHKDMNLVYKAARDFVTADVDKVLIDNESEYKKVRDFLQLLGPQYLDRLEYYNSGRSLFKDYKIDEELMKLMRSKVNLPSGGSIVIETTEALTVIDVNSGKFTGGKNLEDTIVKTNIEAAAEIARQVRLRDIGGIIVCDFIDMSSESSRNKVIATLEGGLRKDRTRATIQSFSNLGLLEFTRKRVGKDLGAQLRGACPTCSGVGSVMSSQSIAIETLRKIRAEGEHDHKHPILVEASPYVAAQLDFWYEDETEELGKELQSPIHVRVDPALHPEKTRVRAIADFNKADGTLRVGDEHEVELLGGRLPNANSAAAVLDGRIVEVENAANMSGQTVRIKLIDVEDDFALGELASSAAIVSGDAKKRRRRGRGGRKTELTATEQTRQLRELAEEAAKVVRPPIGITTVTEEEEQTVKVLRQEAKAEHEPGAIVIDREGAEAEGGDAHRKRRRRRRRGRGRGVAGEETMQAGIPPQSAAAQLDAADEDEDEQSEAEGEPAAAAPSNGAFVPHEAPDGEGGHRRRRRRRRRGRGGRGAGEGAPGGTTPVAEPGPVSPDRHIFRVSADGNAEPTGQTAPREPSRAIAPWNRRVQPPAVEAPPPHLRAPEDDVKPTKPARRRSPASPAPKLGGELASPKLTALPAGTAAKPKRVPRAKTAPEPVSEAKPSTRVARKKPAAPAPAAEAKPKRAAAPAKKVAPAPVKSTARAKKAPAAAAKPAVKKVASTRKTSSSKSPVRKKKS is encoded by the coding sequence TTGTCAACGGAGATCCTCATCTCGAGCGATCCCTGGGAGAACCGGGTCGCTATTATCGAGGGCGGAGTGCTCTCGGAGATCTACATCGAGCGCGAAGAAAAGGTCATCGGCTCGATCTACAAGGGAAAAGTTCAGAACGTGCTGCCCGGCATGGGCGCGAGCTTCGTCGATATCGGTCTGGGACGCAACGCGTTTCTCTACGTCGACGACATCAATAAGACGCCGCTCAATATCGGCGACGTCGAGATCACGCAAGGCCGAACCGGTTGGACCATCAACGAGAAGGTCAATCGCGGCGACGACGTCCTCGTGCAGATCGTCAAAGAGCCGCGCGGCCTCAAAGGCGCGCGCATCAGCACGAACATCTCGCTGCCGGGCCGCTATCTCATCTTGATGCCGACCGGAAAATACTCCGGCGTCTCGCGTAAGATCGAGTCCGCCGACGAGCGCAACCGGCTCAAAGCGGTCATGAAGCGCATCCGTCCCGAAGGCATGGCCACCGTGGTCCGCACGGCCGCCGCCGGCGTGAGCGAAGCGGAACTCATCGCCGATCTCGGCGTGCTCATCCGCATGTGGCACGGGATTCTCGAAACCTTCAAGCGAGCGGCTTCGCCCGCGCTCTTGCACAAAGACATGAACCTCGTCTATAAAGCCGCGCGCGATTTCGTGACGGCCGACGTCGACAAGGTGCTCATCGACAACGAGAGCGAGTACAAGAAGGTCCGCGACTTTTTGCAGTTGCTGGGACCGCAGTATCTCGACCGTTTGGAATATTACAACTCGGGGCGCTCGCTCTTCAAAGATTACAAGATCGACGAAGAGCTGATGAAGTTGATGCGCTCGAAGGTCAACCTGCCGTCGGGCGGCTCGATCGTGATCGAGACGACCGAAGCGCTCACCGTGATCGACGTCAACTCCGGAAAATTCACCGGCGGCAAGAATCTCGAAGACACGATCGTTAAAACGAACATCGAGGCGGCAGCGGAGATCGCCCGCCAGGTGCGGCTGCGCGATATCGGCGGAATTATCGTCTGCGATTTCATCGACATGTCTTCGGAGTCGTCGCGAAATAAAGTGATCGCAACCCTCGAGGGCGGCCTGCGTAAAGATCGTACGCGCGCGACCATTCAATCGTTTAGCAATCTGGGTCTGCTCGAATTCACGCGCAAACGCGTCGGTAAGGATCTCGGCGCGCAGCTGCGCGGCGCGTGCCCGACGTGCAGCGGCGTCGGCTCGGTCATGTCGTCGCAATCGATCGCGATCGAGACGCTGCGCAAGATTCGCGCCGAAGGCGAGCACGATCACAAGCACCCGATTCTCGTCGAAGCCTCGCCTTACGTTGCCGCGCAGCTCGACTTCTGGTACGAAGACGAGACCGAAGAACTCGGCAAGGAGCTGCAATCGCCGATCCACGTTCGCGTCGATCCGGCACTGCATCCCGAGAAGACGCGCGTGCGCGCGATCGCCGATTTCAATAAGGCCGACGGCACGCTGCGCGTGGGCGACGAGCACGAGGTCGAACTGCTCGGCGGCCGCCTTCCCAACGCCAACTCGGCGGCAGCCGTTCTCGACGGCCGCATCGTGGAAGTTGAAAATGCCGCGAACATGAGCGGCCAAACCGTGCGCATCAAACTCATCGACGTCGAGGACGACTTCGCCCTGGGCGAACTTGCGTCGTCGGCGGCGATCGTTTCGGGCGATGCCAAGAAGCGCCGCCGCCGCGGACGCGGCGGACGCAAGACCGAGTTGACCGCAACCGAACAGACGCGCCAGTTGCGCGAATTGGCGGAAGAGGCGGCGAAGGTCGTTCGGCCGCCGATCGGCATCACGACCGTGACCGAGGAAGAGGAGCAAACCGTCAAGGTGCTCCGTCAAGAAGCCAAGGCCGAGCACGAGCCCGGTGCGATCGTCATCGATCGCGAGGGCGCCGAAGCCGAGGGCGGCGACGCTCATCGCAAACGCCGCCGGCGCCGCAGGCGCGGACGCGGACGCGGCGTGGCGGGCGAGGAGACGATGCAGGCGGGTATTCCGCCGCAGAGTGCCGCCGCGCAACTCGATGCAGCCGACGAGGACGAGGACGAACAGTCCGAAGCCGAAGGCGAACCCGCGGCGGCCGCTCCGTCCAACGGTGCGTTCGTTCCGCACGAAGCCCCCGATGGCGAGGGCGGACATCGCCGTCGCCGCCGTCGCCGGCGCCGCGGGCGCGGCGGCCGGGGAGCGGGCGAGGGAGCGCCGGGCGGCACGACGCCGGTTGCGGAGCCGGGTCCCGTCTCGCCCGATCGTCACATCTTTCGCGTGAGTGCCGACGGCAATGCGGAACCCACGGGTCAGACCGCACCTCGCGAACCCTCGCGGGCGATCGCGCCGTGGAACCGTCGCGTGCAGCCGCCGGCAGTCGAAGCGCCGCCGCCGCATCTGCGCGCTCCGGAGGACGACGTCAAGCCCACCAAGCCGGCCCGACGCCGGAGCCCGGCGAGCCCGGCTCCCAAGCTCGGCGGCGAGTTGGCATCGCCGAAACTCACCGCGCTTCCCGCCGGGACCGCCGCGAAACCCAAACGGGTACCGCGCGCGAAGACCGCGCCCGAGCCGGTTAGCGAGGCGAAACCGTCGACCCGCGTCGCTCGCAAAAAGCCCGCCGCCCCGGCTCCGGCCGCGGAGGCGAAGCCCAAGCGCGCCGCCGCGCCGGCGAAAAAGGTCGCACCGGCACCCGTAAAATCGACTGCGCGCGCGAAGAAGGCACCCGCGGCCGCAGCGAAACCGGCGGTCAAAAAGGTCGCTTCGACGCGTAAGACAAGCTCGTCGAAGAGCCCGGTTCGCAAGAAGAAAAGCTAG
- a CDS encoding HAD-IB family phosphatase → MAESSSDGGRLERPPPRLAVFVDYDGTITDRDTFDVLVRQSSSPEQWAMQESHLHDGSMSLRDVLAAQARSIRGTIEQADALLARTTTFDPAFAAFARRCEFAGIPLVVLSSGVQALIERALQRNGLGHLPVLANSVVARSDGWCMHFRDASDNGHDKAAAVRAARADGTTVVFAGDGYSDFAAAREADRRFAKRGRALEGYLRKNGVGFTPFVSFAEIAVALFG, encoded by the coding sequence TTGGCCGAGTCCTCCAGCGACGGCGGTCGCCTCGAGCGTCCGCCGCCGCGTCTTGCGGTCTTCGTCGATTACGATGGGACGATTACCGATCGCGACACGTTCGACGTGCTCGTGCGCCAGAGCAGTTCGCCCGAGCAATGGGCGATGCAGGAATCGCACCTGCACGACGGCAGCATGAGTCTGCGCGACGTGCTCGCGGCGCAAGCGCGATCGATCCGCGGTACGATCGAACAAGCCGACGCGCTGCTCGCCCGCACGACGACCTTCGATCCAGCCTTCGCTGCGTTCGCGCGGCGCTGCGAGTTCGCCGGCATCCCGCTCGTCGTCTTGAGTTCGGGCGTACAAGCGCTGATCGAACGCGCGCTACAGCGCAACGGACTCGGGCATCTCCCGGTTCTCGCAAACTCGGTCGTGGCGCGGAGCGACGGATGGTGCATGCACTTTCGCGACGCTTCTGACAACGGTCATGACAAGGCGGCTGCGGTTCGAGCCGCACGCGCCGATGGCACGACCGTGGTTTTTGCCGGCGATGGGTATTCGGATTTTGCCGCCGCGCGCGAGGCGGATCGCCGTTTCGCCAAACGCGGCCGGGCCCTCGAGGGCTACCTACGAAAAAACGGCGTCGGGTTTACGCCGTTCGTTTCGTTTGCCGAGATCGCCGTCGCGCTCTTCGGCTAG
- a CDS encoding S41 family peptidase, whose amino-acid sequence MNRLASLLLTGALLVGVAQLPAANAAATSGLSPLDAEQIGVSYARLTNEFYKKTDPQSIVDGARTGLSKALSTAGVRASLPAIGATASATQNAHAVDREVELASRAAGSKISAHLLSYAAIAGMLGSVHDRYTVFLTPKEYAALNSGLDGGSFSGTGIVIQADDQTKYINVSNVVPNGPADKAGIQQDDLITAIDGASTHGMKLDKASSKLRGLAGTKVALTIVRDGKALPSPILVTRATVHELSVYEKMLPGKIGYVALTVFGRDTGSELTTALDRLQQQGARAIVMDLRDNGGGYLNAAVDVSSKFIPSGPIVSVESRASQITTLEANNTAISPLPLAVLVNGHTASASEITSGAIQDDGVGTIIGTKTFGKGVVQNIWPLPDGSAIKITTARYLTPHNRDINHLGIAPDITVAESKTDRYGVVGKDAQLSRAVNFLDDKLAHMGTAPASNGGTNN is encoded by the coding sequence ATGAATCGTCTGGCTTCTCTCTTGCTCACCGGTGCGCTCCTCGTTGGAGTCGCGCAGCTTCCGGCCGCGAACGCGGCAGCCACGAGCGGCCTGTCGCCGCTCGACGCCGAGCAGATCGGGGTCAGCTACGCGCGCCTAACCAACGAATTTTATAAGAAGACCGACCCGCAGTCGATCGTCGACGGAGCCCGCACCGGGCTCTCGAAAGCCTTAAGCACGGCGGGCGTACGCGCGTCGCTGCCGGCGATCGGTGCGACCGCAAGCGCGACGCAGAACGCGCACGCGGTCGACCGCGAAGTCGAACTCGCGTCGCGCGCGGCCGGATCGAAAATCAGCGCGCATCTCCTCAGTTACGCCGCGATCGCCGGCATGCTCGGGTCGGTGCACGATCGCTATACCGTATTTCTCACGCCGAAAGAATACGCCGCACTCAACTCGGGCCTCGACGGCGGATCGTTCTCCGGCACCGGTATCGTCATCCAAGCCGACGATCAAACCAAGTACATCAACGTGAGCAACGTGGTCCCTAACGGGCCCGCCGACAAAGCCGGAATTCAACAAGACGACCTCATCACGGCGATCGACGGTGCGTCGACGCACGGCATGAAGCTGGACAAAGCTTCGTCGAAACTGCGCGGCTTGGCGGGTACCAAAGTCGCGCTGACGATCGTACGCGACGGCAAGGCGCTGCCGTCGCCGATTCTGGTGACCCGCGCGACCGTTCACGAACTCTCTGTTTATGAAAAGATGCTCCCCGGAAAGATCGGATACGTCGCGCTCACGGTCTTCGGCCGCGATACCGGCAGCGAACTCACGACGGCGCTCGATCGCCTGCAGCAGCAGGGCGCGCGCGCGATCGTCATGGATCTTCGCGATAACGGCGGCGGCTACCTCAACGCGGCGGTCGACGTGAGTTCGAAATTCATTCCGAGCGGTCCGATCGTCTCGGTCGAATCGCGCGCGTCGCAAATCACGACGCTCGAAGCGAACAACACCGCGATCAGCCCGCTCCCGCTTGCGGTGCTCGTAAACGGCCACACCGCATCGGCCTCGGAGATCACCTCGGGCGCCATTCAAGACGACGGCGTCGGCACGATCATCGGTACGAAGACCTTCGGTAAAGGCGTCGTGCAGAATATCTGGCCGCTGCCCGACGGGTCCGCCATCAAGATCACGACGGCGCGCTATCTGACGCCGCACAACCGCGACATCAATCATCTCGGCATCGCACCGGACATCACGGTGGCGGAGAGCAAGACCGATCGTTACGGCGTGGTGGGCAAAGACGCGCAGTTGTCGCGAGCGGTCAATTTCCTCGACGACAAACTCGCCCACATGGGAACGGCGCCGGCGAGTAACGGCGGCACCAACAACTAG